One stretch of Spartobacteria bacterium DNA includes these proteins:
- a CDS encoding dCMP deaminase family protein gives MEKKDNRPGWDEYFMDIAHVVKRRGNCCRRQVAALIVKERRIISTGYNGTPRGIPNCNEGGCARCASDAPSGSGLGDCICAHAEENAIVQAAYHGIAVRGGTLYCTTSPCLMCTKMIINAGIVEVVYDEEYHFTEQTKELYRMANIVFRRYPGS, from the coding sequence ATGGAAAAAAAAGATAATCGGCCGGGCTGGGATGAATATTTTATGGATATTGCGCATGTGGTCAAACGACGGGGGAATTGCTGCCGCCGGCAGGTGGCGGCATTGATTGTGAAGGAGCGGAGAATTATTTCGACAGGATACAATGGTACACCACGGGGTATTCCTAATTGCAATGAAGGCGGCTGTGCGCGCTGTGCCAGTGATGCGCCATCAGGCAGCGGGCTGGGCGACTGTATTTGCGCCCATGCCGAAGAGAATGCCATTGTGCAGGCGGCCTATCACGGTATTGCTGTGCGCGGCGGCACCTTGTACTGCACCACGAGCCCGTGTCTGATGTGTACGAAAATGATTATTAATGCCGGCATTGTGGAAGTGGTCTATGATGAGGAATATCATTTTACAGAACAGACCAAAGAATTGTACCGCATGGCGAATATTGTTTTTCGTCGATATCCCGGCTCTTAA
- a CDS encoding carbohydrate ABC transporter permease, giving the protein MSFQSIHSKSDIIRLLTLIGLIALGALLIISAIVTVFPFVWSALLSTRDRTEIFGSGITFKIGDSLGVNYEKLLEIMPFWQAMFNSIYIAFLGTTISLLFCSMGGYAFGVYKFKGKNALFGMLVGSMMIPPVLSLIPYFMIVKFLGLMDHHIAIWLPVTTTPFGIFLMRQHVVASIPKELLEAAKLDGAGEFKTYWSVVLPLMKPALATLAIVQFVALWNTFMNPLVVLTTPDKYVITQALRSVQGIPNTPWGAVMLGTTISILPLIITYIFASKQMISGLTAGAVKG; this is encoded by the coding sequence ATGAGTTTTCAATCAATACATTCTAAAAGCGATATCATTCGTCTGCTGACCTTGATCGGCCTGATTGCACTGGGTGCACTGCTGATTATCTCAGCCATCGTTACCGTCTTTCCTTTTGTCTGGTCGGCATTGCTTTCGACCCGTGACCGCACCGAAATATTTGGAAGCGGCATTACGTTCAAGATTGGTGACAGCCTGGGCGTAAACTATGAAAAACTGCTGGAAATCATGCCCTTCTGGCAAGCCATGTTTAACAGTATTTACATTGCCTTCCTTGGGACAACCATTTCCCTGCTGTTTTGCAGCATGGGCGGGTATGCCTTCGGGGTCTATAAGTTTAAAGGCAAAAATGCGTTATTCGGCATGCTTGTCGGATCCATGATGATTCCTCCGGTGCTGAGCCTGATTCCCTATTTCATGATCGTGAAATTCCTGGGATTGATGGATCATCACATTGCCATCTGGCTTCCGGTGACTACAACGCCCTTCGGCATATTCCTGATGCGGCAGCATGTGGTGGCTTCCATTCCCAAAGAATTGCTGGAGGCGGCCAAACTGGATGGTGCCGGAGAATTCAAAACCTACTGGTCTGTGGTGTTACCGCTGATGAAACCGGCTCTGGCCACGCTGGCCATTGTTCAGTTCGTCGCCTTATGGAATACCTTTATGAATCCACTGGTTGTACTGACCACTCCGGATAAATACGTTATTACGCAGGCACTGCGCAGTGTACAGGGCATTCCCAACACTCCGTGGGGCGCGGTAATGCTCGGTACGACCATTTCCATCCTGCCGCTCATCATTACCTACATCTTTGCATCGAAGCAAATGATCAGCGGACTGACTGCCGGCGCGGTGAAAGGATAA
- the rlmF gene encoding 23S rRNA (adenine(1618)-N(6))-methyltransferase RlmF yields MQGDIRVTKKRVQNKNGLLHPENPHGGSYDFEELCKTTPDLTAFLLKNPRGETTIDFSNDQAVLYLNKALLAHYYHVQHWHIPPGYLCPPIPGRADYICYLADLIADHTGPVKVLDIGTGANCIYPIIGSQRFGWHFVACDTDPVAIKAARLLVKSNACLTHRIHLIQQRDPGSVFTHIIQPGDHFDLSMCNPPFYASMEEAQSANQRKRRNLGERYPNRLATRNFGGKQSEIWCPGGEAAFLKRMARESVDFAQQVDWFTSLISRSDHIAPLQTQLESLGAKQIQIVPMQQGQKTSRFIAWRF; encoded by the coding sequence ATGCAGGGAGATATACGCGTGACAAAAAAACGGGTACAGAATAAAAACGGATTGCTGCATCCGGAGAATCCGCATGGCGGGTCTTATGATTTCGAGGAATTGTGTAAAACCACACCGGATTTGACTGCATTTCTTCTGAAAAATCCGCGAGGCGAAACCACCATTGATTTTAGTAATGATCAGGCGGTGCTTTATCTCAATAAGGCACTGCTGGCACATTACTACCATGTACAGCACTGGCATATCCCGCCCGGCTATTTATGCCCTCCCATTCCCGGTCGAGCGGACTACATATGCTATCTGGCTGATCTTATTGCGGACCACACGGGTCCCGTGAAAGTGCTGGATATTGGTACGGGGGCCAACTGCATTTATCCCATCATCGGAAGTCAACGATTCGGCTGGCATTTCGTGGCCTGCGATACCGATCCGGTGGCCATCAAAGCAGCCCGCTTGCTGGTGAAGTCGAATGCCTGTTTAACCCATCGCATTCATCTGATTCAGCAGCGTGATCCGGGGTCTGTTTTTACCCATATTATCCAGCCCGGTGATCATTTTGATCTGTCCATGTGCAACCCGCCGTTCTACGCTTCCATGGAGGAGGCACAGTCGGCCAATCAGCGCAAACGCAGAAATTTGGGCGAACGCTATCCGAATCGTCTTGCAACGCGAAATTTTGGTGGAAAGCAGAGTGAAATATGGTGTCCCGGTGGCGAAGCGGCCTTTCTAAAGCGTATGGCCAGGGAGAGCGTCGATTTTGCACAGCAAGTGGACTGGTTCACCAGTCTGATCTCTCGTAGCGATCATATTGCGCCCCTGCAAACGCAGCTTGAATCACTTGGTGCAAAACAAATCCAGATTGTTCCTATGCAGCAGGGACAGAAAACAAGTCGATTTATTGCTTGGCGTTTTTAG
- a CDS encoding 4Fe-4S dicluster domain-containing protein, giving the protein MAYRITDDCTMCGTCKDVCPVEAISEGDPKFVIDADTCIDCGACAGECPCSAIVED; this is encoded by the coding sequence ATGGCTTATAGAATTACTGACGATTGCACCATGTGTGGAACCTGCAAAGATGTTTGCCCAGTCGAAGCCATCAGCGAAGGCGATCCTAAATTCGTCATCGACGCTGATACCTGCATTGATTGCGGTGCATGTGCCGGCGAATGCCCCTGCAGCGCCATTGTCGAAGACTAA
- a CDS encoding phospholipid carrier-dependent glycosyltransferase produces the protein MVSLFKYRRTFIFGLLLVFSLWGGWLRLTQLGYQSLWLDEGVSATITRAIIHHSGIPRLANESIQWNGYLFHLLNTAGAWLSDDLHVASRLFPAFCGILCIPALFFLVRSITASSTAALLSAFLLSISSYEIAWSRQGRFYSFLQLLLLLHLLFCHRYVMLHKKRDAVLCLLTAFAAVQTHRAGMITLLTMATACVLYDIPDTIRLFKTQHPKNAWIKLTVYILTGTVALFLLLKTQTGLAALKGITASGHINYLSSYATFYTPQFGLCTGIFVAVGLLALLIKQPRATLLVLLPALAYAYVVCFRTDLFAFRYLFPIYFIPFMALSAPLLLLPSWITRHPARHMVLWTGYSILLAFCFQSAQWRPESTVTLGYSAPQPDWKTAYELILERQEKMKARGMIAPDATFDTISALPMLEELYLGNQLREKFYLPVTHSGLPTDQQWNAPYSRATTLLSLDELLQKEGYLILDNFGLQMMLNEDIKTYLTRRKPNALVQGDTYNVYIWVLSPQQIP, from the coding sequence ATGGTCAGTCTTTTCAAATACCGACGCACCTTTATCTTCGGCCTGTTACTGGTTTTCAGCCTCTGGGGCGGCTGGCTGCGGCTCACCCAGCTGGGTTACCAGAGTCTGTGGCTGGACGAAGGAGTGTCGGCCACCATCACGCGAGCGATTATCCATCATTCCGGCATTCCCCGACTGGCCAACGAATCCATACAATGGAACGGCTATTTGTTTCATCTGCTCAACACCGCCGGCGCATGGCTGTCAGATGACCTGCATGTGGCATCCCGTCTTTTTCCTGCCTTTTGCGGCATCTTATGTATTCCTGCCTTGTTTTTTCTGGTTCGCAGTATCACGGCGTCATCCACCGCCGCATTACTCAGCGCGTTTTTATTGAGTATCAGTTCCTATGAAATTGCCTGGAGCCGGCAAGGCCGTTTTTACTCGTTTCTCCAACTGCTTCTGCTGCTGCATCTGCTGTTTTGTCATCGCTATGTCATGCTGCATAAAAAACGGGATGCCGTCCTTTGCCTGCTCACCGCTTTTGCCGCCGTACAAACCCATCGGGCCGGCATGATTACTCTGTTGACCATGGCCACGGCCTGCGTGCTCTACGACATACCCGATACAATCCGTCTCTTTAAGACGCAGCACCCAAAAAACGCATGGATCAAACTGACGGTCTATATCCTCACGGGAACAGTCGCACTGTTTCTGTTGCTGAAAACACAAACCGGTCTGGCCGCGCTGAAAGGCATCACGGCGTCCGGGCATATCAATTATTTATCCAGCTACGCCACATTTTATACCCCCCAGTTCGGCCTTTGCACCGGTATTTTTGTTGCGGTCGGGTTACTGGCACTGCTCATAAAACAGCCTCGCGCCACGTTACTCGTTCTTCTTCCGGCACTGGCCTATGCCTATGTGGTATGTTTTCGCACCGACCTATTTGCTTTTCGCTACCTGTTTCCCATCTATTTTATCCCTTTCATGGCGTTATCCGCCCCTCTCCTGCTCCTTCCGTCCTGGATCACGCGTCATCCGGCTCGGCATATGGTTCTATGGACGGGATACAGCATTCTGCTGGCCTTCTGTTTTCAGTCAGCGCAGTGGCGACCCGAAAGTACGGTAACACTGGGATACAGCGCCCCGCAACCTGACTGGAAAACCGCCTATGAGCTCATCCTTGAACGTCAGGAAAAAATGAAAGCCAGGGGCATGATTGCCCCCGACGCCACCTTTGACACCATTTCCGCCCTGCCCATGCTGGAGGAGCTCTATCTCGGGAATCAGCTCAGAGAAAAATTTTATCTACCCGTGACGCACAGCGGTCTGCCCACAGATCAACAATGGAATGCACCTTACAGTCGGGCGACAACCCTCCTGTCGCTGGACGAACTGCTTCAAAAGGAAGGCTATCTAATTCTCGACAATTTTGGGCTGCAGATGATGCTGAATGAAGACATTAAAACCTATCTCACCCGTCGAAAACCCAATGCCTTGGTGCAGGGCGACACCTACAATGTGTACATCTGGGTTTTATCGCCGCAACAGATTCCGTAG
- a CDS encoding extracellular solute-binding protein gives MKSNFFAISSAIVLGVAATTYAGDADIRLDGFPDFDSSLKVILPDFERESGIKVDYLMNNHGDHHTKLTTNLATGSGAGDVIVVDVEKIGPFVASGGLVNLSEKYDADQYKDLFAPYAWNQGQNSDGDVYGIPVDLGPGVMYYRTDILNDAGIDINEAIKDWDSYIKAGEVLKEKGIYLIASAADVAQAIIFTTVPEGEGLYFDANGKCVVTSERFVHAFEVAKKIRDKKLDARITAWSNEWYEGFKSGSFATQLSGAWLLGHLKNWIAPATSGKWAVSNLPDEIYGSWGGSFLCIPKQSTNQDKAWQLVKYMTVDPKVQLKSFATIAAFPSNVTTYDDALFSEEIEFLGGQKARLLFAEIAQKIKPVKPGKGDHIARAIILQNALMEVLDEGVDIKEALAGAEKLIQRRTRNMK, from the coding sequence ATGAAGTCAAATTTTTTTGCCATATCATCTGCTATAGTGCTGGGAGTTGCTGCAACTACGTACGCAGGGGATGCAGATATCCGATTGGACGGGTTTCCTGATTTCGACAGCAGCCTGAAAGTCATCCTTCCCGACTTCGAACGCGAGAGCGGCATCAAGGTCGATTACCTGATGAATAATCACGGCGATCACCACACAAAACTGACAACGAATCTGGCTACTGGATCAGGCGCCGGCGATGTCATTGTGGTGGATGTAGAAAAAATCGGCCCCTTCGTGGCATCCGGCGGATTGGTCAACCTGTCCGAAAAATACGATGCAGATCAATATAAAGACCTGTTTGCTCCCTATGCATGGAATCAGGGACAGAACAGCGACGGTGATGTATACGGTATTCCCGTCGATCTCGGCCCCGGGGTCATGTATTATCGCACGGATATTCTGAATGATGCCGGCATTGATATCAATGAAGCGATCAAAGACTGGGATTCCTATATCAAAGCGGGCGAAGTGCTGAAGGAAAAAGGTATTTACCTGATTGCTTCCGCTGCGGACGTCGCTCAGGCCATTATCTTTACCACCGTTCCTGAAGGTGAAGGACTTTACTTTGATGCAAACGGCAAATGTGTCGTGACATCCGAGCGTTTTGTCCATGCCTTTGAAGTGGCAAAAAAAATTCGCGACAAGAAACTGGATGCACGCATCACAGCATGGTCCAATGAATGGTACGAAGGATTCAAAAGCGGTTCTTTCGCTACACAGCTTTCCGGTGCATGGCTGCTTGGTCACTTAAAGAACTGGATTGCACCTGCAACCAGCGGCAAATGGGCTGTATCCAACCTTCCTGACGAAATCTACGGCAGCTGGGGCGGATCATTTCTCTGCATTCCGAAACAGTCTACAAACCAGGATAAAGCATGGCAGCTGGTTAAATACATGACCGTTGACCCGAAAGTACAGCTGAAATCTTTCGCTACGATTGCCGCCTTCCCGTCAAACGTTACCACCTATGATGATGCCCTCTTCAGCGAAGAAATTGAATTCCTCGGTGGTCAGAAAGCACGTCTGCTGTTTGCTGAAATCGCACAGAAAATCAAACCTGTCAAACCGGGCAAAGGCGATCACATCGCCCGCGCTATCATTCTGCAGAACGCCCTGATGGAAGTGCTTGATGAAGGCGTTGATATCAAAGAGGCACTTGCCGGTGCAGAAAAACTTATCCAGCGTCGTACTCGCAACATGAAATAA
- a CDS encoding sugar ABC transporter permease, whose amino-acid sequence MNQAADTADSPSKSSLFEFLNMRALAPYGFLLPFIIIFSIFGVFPLLFSVFLSFQAWNPVEGLSAMQYVGVDNYKVALTDPWLWRSLKNTFWLAITSGVAQHLVAIPVAYVLVSLGNRMRHWLTSAYFLPFITSTVAASLIFFNMYSPNAGIINQSLKALSDIPVIGWLFAWTNQFQPIRWLDNANLIKPSIAIMVFWKYTGFNIVLYTTGLMTIPSDILEAARMDGANAFRRFWNVSLPMIRPFIFFAVTMTIIGNLQLFEEPFVLTRATGGTGQSGLTISMYLYKVGWEWLEMGTASAISWLLFALIALFTGLQFVFFGKKGLGD is encoded by the coding sequence ATGAACCAGGCAGCTGATACAGCAGACTCTCCGTCAAAGAGCAGTCTATTTGAATTTTTAAATATGAGGGCGCTTGCACCGTATGGTTTCTTGCTGCCGTTCATCATAATCTTTTCCATTTTTGGCGTATTTCCTCTACTGTTCTCTGTGTTCCTGTCATTTCAAGCATGGAACCCGGTAGAAGGATTGTCAGCGATGCAATACGTGGGCGTTGATAATTACAAAGTTGCACTAACCGACCCGTGGCTCTGGCGCTCCCTCAAAAACACCTTCTGGCTGGCCATTACGTCGGGTGTGGCGCAGCATCTTGTCGCGATCCCGGTAGCCTACGTATTGGTGTCCTTGGGCAACAGAATGCGTCATTGGCTGACTTCCGCCTATTTCCTGCCATTTATTACATCCACTGTGGCGGCATCGCTCATCTTCTTCAACATGTATTCACCCAATGCCGGTATTATCAATCAGTCACTGAAGGCCCTGTCCGATATTCCCGTCATCGGCTGGCTGTTTGCATGGACGAATCAGTTTCAGCCCATCCGCTGGCTGGATAATGCTAATTTAATTAAACCGTCCATTGCCATCATGGTGTTCTGGAAATACACGGGTTTTAACATTGTGCTCTACACTACCGGGCTCATGACTATTCCCAGCGATATTTTAGAAGCGGCACGCATGGATGGAGCAAATGCGTTTCGGCGTTTCTGGAATGTGTCTCTTCCGATGATTCGACCGTTTATCTTTTTCGCAGTGACCATGACCATTATCGGTAATCTGCAATTATTTGAAGAACCATTTGTGTTAACACGTGCTACAGGCGGCACCGGCCAGTCCGGACTGACGATTTCAATGTATTTGTATAAGGTCGGCTGGGAATGGCTGGAAATGGGAACAGCATCTGCTATTTCATGGCTGCTCTTTGCACTGATTGCACTCTTCACCGGTCTTCAGTTTGTATTTTTTGGTAAAAAAGGTTTAGGGGATTAA